A single genomic interval of Aureliella helgolandensis harbors:
- a CDS encoding O-acetylhomoserine aminocarboxypropyltransferase/cysteine synthase family protein, protein MSDTSKYRPATLAVHAGQEPDSATNSRAVPIYATSSFTFDSTEHAAGLFGLTEFGNIYSRLMNPTVDVLEKRLAALDGGVTGLCFASGQAAISAAILTIAHSGQNIVSSTSLYGGTWTLFTQTFKNLGIEVRFFDPDHPEQIHGLVDENTRLVYMESIGNPKNDVPDFKAIAEAAHTAPHGALPLLCDNTVMTPMLLRPIEHGVDIVIYSTTKFIGGHGTHIGGAVVDSGNFKWADNPSKWPELCGPSPSYHGAVFEEHLRPMGNISYLLHTRTHWLRDTGAAMSPFAAFLFLQGLETLHLRMPRHCENALKVAQFLESHELVEWVNYPGLKSHKDYARGQSYLPNGQGAILGFGIKGGIESGKKFINSCKLCSHLANIGDAKTLIIHPASTTHQQLTVEEQKKAGVLPEYVRISVGIEDVQDIIDDLSQALAATVA, encoded by the coding sequence ATGTCTGATACTTCCAAATATCGTCCAGCTACACTGGCCGTTCATGCTGGCCAGGAGCCCGATTCGGCGACCAATAGCCGAGCGGTCCCCATTTATGCAACCAGTAGTTTCACGTTTGACAGCACGGAGCATGCCGCGGGACTGTTTGGGTTGACCGAGTTTGGCAACATTTACAGCCGGCTGATGAATCCCACCGTCGACGTGCTGGAAAAGCGACTGGCTGCCTTGGACGGTGGTGTCACCGGATTGTGCTTTGCATCGGGGCAAGCGGCGATCTCGGCAGCCATTTTGACGATTGCTCACAGTGGCCAGAACATCGTGTCGAGCACGTCGCTCTACGGCGGGACCTGGACCCTGTTTACTCAGACTTTCAAGAATCTGGGCATCGAAGTTCGCTTTTTTGATCCCGATCATCCAGAGCAGATTCACGGGTTGGTCGACGAGAACACGCGTCTGGTTTACATGGAGAGCATTGGTAATCCCAAGAATGACGTGCCAGACTTCAAAGCGATTGCAGAGGCAGCGCACACCGCTCCCCACGGTGCCCTACCCCTGTTGTGCGACAATACCGTCATGACCCCCATGTTGCTCCGCCCCATCGAGCATGGGGTAGACATCGTGATCTACAGTACGACGAAGTTTATTGGTGGGCACGGAACGCACATCGGTGGCGCCGTGGTGGATAGCGGAAATTTCAAATGGGCGGACAATCCTAGCAAGTGGCCTGAGTTGTGTGGCCCCTCTCCCTCCTACCACGGGGCTGTGTTTGAAGAGCATCTGCGTCCGATGGGCAATATCTCCTACCTCTTGCACACCCGCACGCACTGGCTGCGTGACACTGGGGCCGCCATGAGTCCCTTTGCCGCGTTCTTGTTCTTGCAAGGCCTCGAGACCTTGCATTTGCGGATGCCGCGCCACTGCGAAAATGCACTGAAGGTGGCTCAGTTCCTGGAGTCGCATGAATTGGTCGAGTGGGTGAACTACCCCGGCTTGAAGTCGCACAAGGACTACGCCCGCGGCCAGAGCTATCTTCCTAACGGTCAAGGTGCAATTCTTGGGTTTGGGATTAAGGGTGGCATCGAGTCGGGCAAGAAGTTCATCAACTCTTGCAAGCTCTGCTCGCACTTGGCGAATATCGGCGATGCCAAAACGCTGATTATTCACCCGGCCAGTACGACGCACCAGCAGCTAACGGTCGAAGAGCAGAAGAAGGCGGGTGTGCTGCCTGAATACGTGCGAATCTCGGTAGGGATTGAAGATGTACAAGATATCATCGACGATCTTTCACAGGCCTTGGCCGCAACCGTAGCGTGA
- the metX gene encoding homoserine O-acetyltransferase MetX — protein MTDLTSTDDARIEGPLTHLQSVTFDGPITLELGGTLPRVTCAFETWGSLNADASNAILVCHAVSGDSHAASHGPDDAPGWWERLIGPGKPIDTDRFFVVCPNVLGGCRGSTGPSDLMPVTSPQAAPRPFGADFPDITINDMVDVQRRLADHLGIARWHAIVGGSLGGHQALSWVTRYPRSTKHCIAIATSSRLTSQALGFDVVARNAIQTDPYFANGQYYDQAQKPSTGLAIARMLGHITYLSSAAMDSKFDPDRHDPRHITSSFEQRFSVGSYLAHQGQKFTTRFDANSYITLSMAMDLMDLGSSRLELMESFDDCDCDFLIISFSSDWLFTSEQSCDIVNALTALDKPVTYAEITTIAGHDAFLIDADIDQYAPLIRARFSETHPPAPETTEAEKLILRLIPPGASVLDLGCGEGGLLAELRRRGHEHLVGVEVAQDGIHAAAARGLNIIDYDLNQGLPAFIDQQFDFVILSETLQMVANIETLMEEMLRVGKFVVVAFQNFAHKALREDYVSRGRSPRASGLYDYEWYNTPNRRFPSIADVQDLCAAKQATIHQAIYLDSQDGREVLASEDPNLNADLAILLFSRAKSAEQ, from the coding sequence ATGACTGACTTAACCAGTACCGATGACGCACGAATCGAAGGTCCACTGACGCATCTCCAAAGCGTGACCTTCGATGGGCCGATCACGCTTGAGTTGGGGGGCACCCTGCCTCGAGTGACCTGTGCTTTCGAGACCTGGGGGAGTCTGAACGCGGATGCTTCCAACGCCATTTTAGTGTGCCATGCGGTGTCGGGAGATTCCCACGCCGCCTCACATGGCCCCGACGATGCACCAGGTTGGTGGGAGCGGTTGATCGGGCCTGGGAAACCCATTGATACCGACCGATTTTTTGTGGTCTGTCCCAATGTGTTGGGCGGCTGTCGTGGTTCGACGGGCCCCAGCGATCTGATGCCCGTCACGTCACCGCAGGCTGCGCCACGTCCTTTTGGTGCCGATTTTCCGGACATCACCATCAACGACATGGTCGATGTGCAGCGACGCTTGGCCGACCATTTGGGGATCGCCCGCTGGCACGCGATCGTGGGAGGCTCCCTCGGCGGACACCAAGCGCTCAGCTGGGTCACACGCTATCCGCGGTCGACGAAGCACTGCATCGCCATTGCCACTAGCTCGCGGTTGACCTCGCAAGCACTCGGGTTTGATGTCGTGGCGCGGAATGCCATTCAAACCGATCCTTACTTTGCCAATGGGCAATACTACGACCAGGCGCAGAAGCCAAGTACTGGATTGGCGATCGCCCGTATGCTGGGGCATATTACCTATCTATCGAGTGCAGCGATGGATAGTAAGTTCGATCCGGATCGTCATGATCCGAGGCACATTACCTCCTCCTTCGAACAGCGATTCAGCGTGGGGTCCTACCTGGCACACCAGGGGCAGAAGTTCACGACACGCTTTGACGCCAACAGCTACATCACGCTTTCCATGGCTATGGACTTGATGGATTTGGGGAGTTCCCGGTTGGAGTTGATGGAGTCCTTTGACGATTGCGATTGCGACTTCTTGATCATCAGCTTCAGTAGTGATTGGTTGTTCACCTCAGAGCAGTCGTGCGATATTGTCAACGCGCTCACTGCACTCGATAAACCGGTAACCTATGCTGAGATTACCACGATCGCTGGGCACGACGCCTTTCTGATCGATGCCGATATTGATCAGTATGCGCCGCTCATTCGGGCTCGGTTTTCGGAGACGCATCCTCCTGCACCGGAGACGACGGAGGCGGAAAAGTTGATCTTAAGATTGATACCGCCCGGCGCATCGGTACTGGACCTGGGCTGTGGCGAAGGAGGCTTGCTCGCCGAGCTGCGCCGGCGTGGTCATGAACACTTGGTCGGAGTGGAGGTCGCTCAAGATGGTATTCATGCGGCGGCAGCCCGAGGGTTGAATATTATCGACTACGATCTGAATCAAGGGCTACCGGCCTTCATCGACCAGCAGTTTGATTTTGTGATCCTCAGCGAGACGTTGCAGATGGTGGCCAATATCGAGACGCTCATGGAAGAGATGTTGCGCGTTGGAAAATTCGTCGTGGTGGCTTTTCAGAATTTTGCACATAAGGCGCTGCGAGAAGACTATGTCAGCCGCGGGCGTTCTCCACGCGCCTCGGGATTGTATGACTATGAGTGGTACAACACACCCAATCGACGGTTTCCGAGCATCGCGGATGTGCAAGATTTGTGCGCAGCCAAGCAGGCCACGATCCATCAAGCGATTTACCTTGATTCCCAAGATGGGCGTGAAGTGCTTGCTAGTGAAGATCCCAACCTCAATGCGGACCTCGCCATCCTGTTGTTTAGTAGAGCGAAGTCCGCAGAACAGTAG
- the tnpA gene encoding IS200/IS605 family transposase, whose protein sequence is MSTHHGILLHVVFSTKFRKPCLGDAWRDELFAYIGGIVKEHKSTLLKAGGIEDHIHLLLRIHPEFAISKTVQLLKANSSKWINEQRKLTGKFEWQRGYGAFSVSQSMVDAVKKYLANQREHHQKHTFETEYLGFLAKHAIEYDPQYVFELEIVT, encoded by the coding sequence ATGTCGACTCACCACGGGATATTGCTACACGTTGTCTTTTCGACGAAGTTTCGAAAACCCTGTCTGGGCGACGCGTGGCGGGATGAATTATTCGCCTACATTGGTGGCATCGTGAAAGAGCATAAATCAACGCTCTTGAAAGCGGGCGGCATAGAGGATCACATCCATTTGCTGCTGCGAATTCATCCTGAGTTTGCGATCTCAAAAACGGTGCAACTGCTTAAAGCGAATTCGTCGAAATGGATCAACGAACAACGAAAACTCACGGGGAAATTTGAGTGGCAACGCGGTTACGGTGCGTTCTCCGTTAGCCAATCGATGGTTGATGCAGTTAAGAAATACCTCGCCAACCAAAGAGAACATCATCAAAAGCATACTTTCGAAACGGAGTATCTTGGTTTTCTCGCAAAACACGCAATCGAATACGATCCGCAGTACGTTTTCGAATTGGAGATCGTAACGTGA
- the tnpA gene encoding IS200/IS605 family transposase: MSTHHGILLHVVFSTKFRKPCLGDAWRDDLFAYIGGIVKEHKSTLLKAGGIEDHVHLLLRIHPEFAISKTVQLLKANSSKWINEQRKLTGKFEWQRGYGAFSVSQSMVDAVKKYLANQREHHQKHTFETEYLGFLAKHAIEYDPQYVFELEIVR, from the coding sequence ATGTCGACTCACCACGGGATATTGCTACACGTTGTCTTTTCGACGAAGTTTCGAAAACCCTGTCTGGGCGACGCATGGCGGGACGATTTATTCGCCTACATCGGTGGCATCGTGAAAGAGCATAAATCAACGCTCTTGAAAGCGGGCGGCATAGAGGATCATGTCCATTTGCTGCTGCGAATTCATCCTGAGTTTGCGATCTCAAAAACGGTGCAACTGCTTAAAGCGAATTCGTCGAAATGGATCAACGAACAACGAAAACTCACAGGGAAATTTGAGTGGCAACGCGGTTACGGTGCGTTTTCCGTTAGCCAATCGATGGTTGATGCAGTTAAGAAATACCTCGCCAACCAAAGAGAGCATCATCAAAAGCATACTTTCGAAACGGAGTATCTTGGTTTTCTCGCAAAACACGCAATCGAATATGATCCGCAATACGTTTTCGAATTGGAGATCGTAAGGTGA
- a CDS encoding nitrilase-related carbon-nitrogen hydrolase — translation MTNLSVVSVQMDMAWQDIEANYAKARALLAASSIAPGSLIVFPEMFATGFSMNLSVTAQDSSRASEALLRELAAEYDCAVMGGVVGPVSDGMATNEAVVFSPAGQELVRYVKQKPFSMSGEDKKYRAGSQFATFQWQGVTVSPFICYDLRFPELFRLPVAAGAELIVVIACWPSVRSEHWVRLLQARAIENLAAVVGVNRSGAEPNLKFDGRSTAFDQQGVQLFEAAAEEQVVTANIDVAAVREWRESFPALRDMQL, via the coding sequence ATGACGAATTTGTCGGTAGTCTCAGTGCAGATGGACATGGCTTGGCAGGATATCGAGGCCAATTATGCCAAGGCTCGCGCGCTGCTCGCTGCCTCTTCGATTGCCCCTGGCTCGTTGATTGTTTTTCCCGAGATGTTCGCCACTGGGTTCAGTATGAATCTATCGGTGACGGCTCAGGATTCCTCACGCGCCAGCGAAGCTCTGCTGCGTGAGCTGGCGGCAGAGTACGATTGTGCCGTGATGGGAGGGGTGGTTGGACCGGTGTCGGACGGTATGGCGACGAATGAGGCCGTTGTGTTTTCACCAGCTGGCCAAGAGTTGGTGCGGTATGTCAAACAGAAGCCTTTTTCGATGTCGGGCGAGGACAAAAAGTATCGAGCCGGCAGCCAGTTCGCGACGTTTCAATGGCAGGGGGTAACGGTTTCTCCCTTCATTTGCTATGACCTCAGGTTTCCAGAGTTGTTCCGCTTGCCTGTGGCCGCTGGGGCTGAGTTGATTGTCGTGATCGCCTGTTGGCCATCTGTGCGATCGGAGCATTGGGTGCGGCTGCTGCAGGCACGCGCCATTGAGAATTTGGCAGCAGTCGTGGGGGTGAATCGCAGTGGTGCGGAGCCCAACCTCAAGTTTGATGGTCGCAGCACCGCTTTCGATCAGCAGGGAGTTCAATTGTTCGAAGCCGCTGCCGAAGAGCAGGTGGTGACTGCGAACATTGACGTGGCAGCGGTACGGGAGTGGCGCGAGTCCTTTCCTGCACTTCGCGACATGCAACTCTAA
- a CDS encoding ABC transporter permease gives MRARDILIMAAHNLWKRRVRSALNLMGVVVGCVVLLMTAAGVAGVKDAIHALFDASEAARQIGILPDPNANQHPPDEEIQVVGEMSDERRERLQQRLANNWYAAHRHNLPRLLTTEQVADIERLPHVESIVPDVYVDCSVQISDSEPIADGLSGIDVASSLISGRILTGEMINPTATEPSEALLDEFLAYKLGYRSDAELNELLGQILQIEYTKSPSQGKNTIQSVLMGTRQFTLLDFTNDGKLIEALNTVVKELDVTSLSEEQKQLVQNLMTSPEPDPLPPAPTTTSLQFRISGIVRDSSSDTLSQLFRGHYQGASGGILIPNKTAQAIHLGRATDANFYGAIVTVDSTQQLSQTGEALQELGFRAMSAAPILESIDRSIDESGWVVLGIAAAILVTAAIGISNTLLISVLERTPEFGILKSVGATDGTLLSLMVCEGALLGLCGAVLSIALSLCLALAGHGLIELYVESRLNADLVASLFRFSPWSMLLVTCLSILLCIAASIAPAWRAARLDPIVAMRRS, from the coding sequence GTGGTCGGTTGCGTCGTCCTACTCATGACCGCTGCTGGAGTTGCGGGTGTCAAAGATGCGATCCACGCACTCTTTGATGCCTCGGAAGCAGCGCGACAAATTGGCATCCTGCCCGATCCCAATGCCAACCAGCATCCACCCGATGAGGAGATCCAGGTGGTTGGAGAAATGAGCGATGAGCGTCGCGAACGGCTTCAGCAAAGACTAGCAAATAATTGGTACGCTGCGCATCGGCACAACCTACCGCGCCTCCTCACTACGGAGCAAGTGGCGGACATCGAACGGCTACCGCACGTCGAGAGTATTGTTCCGGATGTGTACGTCGACTGCTCGGTACAAATCAGCGACTCGGAGCCTATCGCCGATGGCTTGTCAGGGATCGACGTTGCTAGCAGCCTGATTTCCGGACGGATCCTTACTGGTGAGATGATCAATCCAACCGCGACCGAGCCCTCCGAAGCGCTCTTGGATGAATTCTTAGCGTACAAGCTAGGCTATCGCAGCGATGCGGAACTCAACGAGCTGCTGGGGCAAATCTTGCAAATCGAGTACACCAAGTCGCCCAGCCAGGGCAAGAACACGATTCAAAGCGTTCTGATGGGGACCAGACAGTTCACACTACTCGACTTTACCAACGACGGTAAGCTGATTGAAGCCCTCAACACTGTCGTCAAGGAACTCGACGTCACTTCGCTATCGGAAGAGCAAAAACAATTGGTTCAGAATCTCATGACGTCGCCCGAACCAGATCCGCTTCCGCCAGCCCCTACCACCACCTCCCTACAGTTTCGAATCTCTGGCATTGTGCGCGACAGTTCCAGCGACACACTGTCCCAGCTGTTCCGAGGACATTATCAAGGTGCATCAGGCGGCATTTTGATTCCCAACAAAACCGCCCAAGCGATCCATTTGGGACGAGCTACGGACGCCAATTTCTACGGCGCCATCGTCACCGTCGATAGCACCCAACAGCTTTCCCAAACCGGCGAGGCACTGCAGGAGCTCGGATTCCGCGCCATGTCTGCGGCGCCAATCCTGGAGAGCATCGATCGAAGCATTGATGAAAGTGGCTGGGTCGTCCTGGGTATTGCCGCCGCCATCCTTGTCACTGCAGCGATTGGGATCTCCAACACGCTGCTAATTTCCGTTTTGGAACGAACGCCTGAGTTCGGCATCCTCAAGAGTGTCGGTGCTACCGACGGCACACTGCTGTCGCTGATGGTCTGCGAAGGCGCCTTGCTCGGGCTCTGCGGCGCTGTCCTATCGATCGCGCTGAGTCTGTGCCTTGCCCTTGCCGGTCACGGATTGATCGAATTGTATGTTGAGAGCCGCCTCAACGCCGACTTGGTAGCCTCCCTTTTTCGGTTCTCCCCTTGGTCAATGCTTTTGGTCACCTGCCTCTCCATCCTGCTCTGCATTGCCGCCAGTATCGCTCCAGCCTGGCGAGCTGCCAGACTAGACCCCATCGTTGCCATGCGACGCAGCTAG